One Thalassotalea sediminis DNA segment encodes these proteins:
- a CDS encoding crotonase/enoyl-CoA hydratase family protein, whose translation MTSVKLDIDDQGIAWVTLARPEKHNALDMTMFKSIDKTISQIKQHKHVRVVILNGSGVDFCTGLDIKSVMVNKSNAIKLLFKVLPFRANLAQKISYRWQSLNVPVIAAIHGRCWGGGMQIALGADFRIATPDASMSIMEAKWGLIPDMAGNKPLSQLVPIDQAKKLVMTAEILSGEQALAHNLVTELSADPNEAAKAFAEKLLQTSPDVLKHCKHLYNQQWHKSSARFLMAETWRQIKIILGKNQSIAVKRANGKNMPFK comes from the coding sequence GCTCGTCCAGAAAAACATAATGCCTTAGACATGACAATGTTTAAGTCTATAGACAAAACCATCAGTCAAATTAAACAACACAAACATGTTCGTGTAGTTATCCTAAATGGCAGTGGTGTCGATTTTTGCACCGGGCTCGATATAAAATCGGTCATGGTGAATAAAAGTAATGCAATTAAACTGCTGTTTAAAGTTCTACCTTTTCGCGCTAACCTCGCGCAAAAAATATCCTATCGTTGGCAAAGCTTAAATGTACCAGTTATTGCCGCGATACATGGTCGATGTTGGGGTGGAGGTATGCAAATCGCTTTGGGTGCCGATTTTCGTATTGCCACGCCTGATGCCTCTATGAGCATTATGGAAGCAAAATGGGGACTTATACCCGATATGGCAGGCAATAAACCACTCTCTCAATTAGTACCAATAGATCAGGCAAAAAAACTAGTGATGACCGCAGAAATATTGTCAGGTGAACAAGCATTAGCGCACAATTTAGTGACTGAATTATCCGCTGATCCAAATGAAGCAGCCAAGGCTTTTGCAGAAAAGTTGTTACAAACATCTCCTGATGTTTTAAAACACTGCAAACACCTTTATAACCAACAATGGCACAAAAGTAGTGCCCGTTTTTTAATGGCTGAAACATGGCGACAAATTAAAATCATTCTAGGTAAAAACCAATCCATTGCGGTTAAACGCGCGAATGGTAAAAATATGCCATTCAAATAA